The Rhodopseudomonas palustris genome window below encodes:
- a CDS encoding 2Fe-2S iron-sulfur cluster binding domain-containing protein, which translates to MCMPDQASLSARDPAEATITLSINGVACAGFANETILSCARRYDVYIPTLCELEDIDHAPGACRVCLVEILQAGKDTPQIVTACNTPVRDGMEVQTRSKKARDMQRLQVELLMADHLQDCATCIRHGSCELQDLAQFVGLQQNRFFDRERTEARPVDQSSPAMVRDMRRCVRCQRCVAICRYHQKIDALAIEGSGLERMVALRDADGYPNSVCVSCGQCVLVCPTGALGERDETDRALDYICDPNVVTVVQFAPAVRVAFGEEFGLPAGTNVEGQIIAACRKLGVDVVLDTNFAADVVIMEEGAELLARLKQGRRPTFTSCCPAWINFAEIHYPDVLPLLSSTKSPQQVLSTIAKSYLPEQLGVPAERIRVISIMPCIAKKDEAVRPQMVHDGQPETDLVLTTREFARLLRREGIDLKDLPSSQFDRPFLSAYSGAGAIFGTTGGVMEAAVRTIYALVNGRELDRIELTQLRGFEGLREAVVDLGGPVGEVKVAMVHGLGDTRRLVESVLSGEANYDFIEVMACPGGCVDGGGSLRSKKQYLPLALKRRETIYNVDRAAKVRQSHNNPQVQALYRELLQAPNSEIAHRLLHTHYASRKRELQHTVKEIWDDLTMSTILY; encoded by the coding sequence ATGTGCATGCCCGATCAGGCCAGCCTGTCCGCCCGCGATCCCGCCGAGGCAACGATCACGCTCTCCATCAACGGCGTCGCCTGCGCCGGCTTTGCCAACGAGACCATCCTGTCCTGCGCGCGGCGCTACGACGTCTACATCCCGACGCTGTGCGAACTGGAAGACATCGATCACGCCCCCGGCGCCTGCCGGGTGTGCCTGGTCGAGATCCTGCAGGCCGGCAAGGACACGCCGCAGATCGTCACCGCCTGCAATACGCCGGTGCGCGACGGCATGGAGGTGCAGACCCGCTCCAAGAAGGCGCGCGACATGCAACGCCTGCAGGTCGAACTGCTGATGGCCGATCATCTGCAGGATTGCGCCACCTGTATCCGCCACGGCAGCTGCGAGCTGCAGGATCTGGCGCAGTTCGTCGGGCTGCAGCAGAATCGGTTCTTCGATCGCGAGCGGACCGAGGCGCGCCCGGTCGATCAAAGCTCGCCCGCGATGGTGCGCGATATGCGGCGCTGCGTCCGCTGCCAGCGCTGCGTCGCGATCTGCCGTTATCACCAGAAGATCGACGCGCTGGCGATCGAAGGCAGCGGGCTGGAGCGGATGGTGGCGCTGCGCGACGCCGACGGCTACCCGAATTCGGTGTGCGTTTCCTGCGGCCAATGCGTGCTGGTGTGCCCGACCGGTGCGCTCGGCGAGCGCGACGAGACCGACCGCGCGCTCGACTACATCTGCGATCCGAACGTCGTCACCGTGGTGCAGTTCGCCCCCGCAGTGCGGGTGGCGTTCGGCGAAGAATTCGGCCTGCCGGCCGGCACCAACGTCGAAGGCCAGATCATCGCCGCTTGCCGCAAGCTCGGCGTCGACGTCGTGCTCGACACCAACTTCGCGGCCGACGTGGTGATCATGGAGGAGGGCGCCGAGCTGCTGGCGCGGCTGAAACAGGGGCGGCGGCCCACCTTCACGTCGTGCTGTCCGGCCTGGATTAACTTCGCCGAGATCCACTATCCGGACGTGCTGCCGCTGCTGTCCTCGACCAAGTCGCCGCAGCAGGTGCTGTCGACCATCGCCAAGAGCTATCTGCCCGAACAGCTCGGCGTGCCGGCCGAGCGCATCCGGGTCATCTCGATCATGCCGTGCATCGCCAAGAAGGACGAGGCGGTGCGGCCGCAGATGGTTCACGACGGGCAGCCCGAGACCGACCTGGTGCTGACCACACGCGAATTCGCCCGGCTGCTGCGCCGCGAGGGCATCGACCTGAAGGACCTGCCGTCGTCGCAGTTCGACCGCCCGTTCCTCAGCGCTTATTCCGGCGCTGGCGCGATCTTCGGCACCACCGGCGGTGTGATGGAAGCGGCGGTGCGAACCATCTACGCGTTGGTCAACGGCCGCGAACTGGACCGGATCGAGCTGACGCAGCTCCGCGGTTTTGAAGGCCTGCGCGAGGCCGTTGTCGATCTCGGCGGCCCGGTCGGTGAGGTCAAGGTCGCGATGGTTCACGGCCTCGGCGACACGCGACGGCTGGTGGAGTCGGTGCTGAGCGGCGAGGCGAACTACGATTTCATCGAGGTGATGGCCTGCCCGGGCGGCTGCGTCGACGGCGGCGGATCGCTGCGCTCGAAGAAGCAGTATCTGCCGCTCGCGCTGAAACGGCGCGAAACCATCTACAATGTCGACCGGGCTGCGAAGGTCCGGCAGTCGCACAACAATCCCCAGGTGCAGGCGCTGTATCGCGAATTGCTGCAGGCGCCGAATTCCGAGATCGCGCACCGGCTGCTGCACACCCACTACGCCTCGCGCAAACGCGAGCTGCAGCACACCGTCAAGGAGATCTGGGACGATCTCACCATGAGCACGATCCTGTACTGA